One genomic region from Nymphaea colorata isolate Beijing-Zhang1983 chromosome 12, ASM883128v2, whole genome shotgun sequence encodes:
- the LOC116266050 gene encoding protein RGF1 INDUCIBLE TRANSCRIPTION FACTOR 1-like → MAVDHESTFRELKPKSRRIMGGGGPEDDDRWPPWLKPLLKTPFFVQCKQHADSHKSECNMYCLDCMNGALCSLCLAHHRDHRAIQIRRSSYHDVIRVSEIQKVLDITGVQTYIINSARVVFLNERPQPRPGKGVTNTCEICERSLLDSFRFCSLGCKIAGTPKGRLRKQRAESVSDSEGSYTNTSNGSSGRSSPSFSPPTPPPTIVNYRTTKRRKGIPHRSPMGMALFE, encoded by the exons GGAGGCGGAGGTCCGGAAGACGATGACCGGTGGCCGCCTTGGCTGAAGCCGCTGCTGAAGACGCCATTCTTCGTCCAGTGTAAGCAGCACGCCGACTCCCACAAGAGCGAGTGCAACATGTACTGCCTCGACTGTATGAACGGCGCCCTCTGCTCCCTCTGCCTCGCCCACCACAGGGATCACCGCGCCATCCAG ATAAGGCGGTCTTCCTACCACGACGTGATTCGGGTGTCGGAGATCCAGAAGGTGCTGGACATAACCGGCGTGCAGACCTACATCATCAACAGCGCCCGCGTCGTCTTCCTGAACGAGCGGCCGCAGCCCAGGCCCGGTAAGGGCGTGACCAACACCTGCGAGATCTGCGAGCGCAGCCTCCTTGACAGCTTCCGGTTCTGCTCCCTCGGCTGCAAG ATTGCTGGGACACCGAAGGGCCGGCTACGAAAGCAGCGAGCTGAATCCGTGTCGGACTCGGAGGGATCATACACCAACACCAGCAACGGCAGCAGTGGGAGGAGTTCGCCGAGCTTCTCTCCTCCGACGCCGCCTCCGACGATCGTCAACTACAGAACCACAAAGAGGAGGAAGGGGATCCCCCACAGGTCGCCGATGGGCATGGCTCTGTTTGAATAA